TTTAAAGCCATTCAAGCGGTCATGGAACAACAGCCAGGGCTACGCATTACCTATCTAGATGGAGTAATTGAGTTCATGACCCTGGGGGAGTACCACGAATCAATTAGAAGTATGATTGCCATTTTGTTGGGTATCTACTTTTGGCAACGGGAAATTGAATTTATTCCGGTGGGCAGTGCCACCCGGGAATCGAAGGGAGAATCTGTTTCCTTTGAACCCGATGAATCTTACTATCTTGGTGAGAAAAAGGCCCATCCCGACTTGGCCATTGAAGTCAATATCAGCAGTGGCAGTGCCAAAAAACTGGAAAAATATCAACGACTTGGCATTGGTGAAGTCTGGATGTGGCAAGACAAAAAGTTTTCTATCTACTTTTTAAATGGCGATCATTACCAAATCATTTCCAAAAGCCAACTGCTTCCAGATTTGGATATTGCCCTGTTGGAAGAGTGCGTACTGATGTCTTCTGCTTTAGAAGCGATGCAAAGGTTTACCAGTCAACAAAAATAGGCGGCGATCGCCTGATTTTAATGTGATCTAAACCTAATCTTTTGGGCAGATTCTCTTCACTCTAGAGGGCCGTTCACCAAGCCATTGAAGCCATAGATTTCCCGACTGCCAGCATAGGCCACTAAGTTAACGTTTTTTTCGTCCCCTGGCTCAAAGCGCACCGCCGTTCCCGCTGGAATATCCAACCGCATCCCCTTGGCCAAATCCCGGTCGAATTGCAGAGCGGCATTGACTTCGTAGAAATGGTAATGGGAACCCACTTGAATAGGGCGATCGCCAGTGTTGGCCACATTAATAGTGCAGGTGGAGCGGCCTACGTTTAGTTCTATGTCACCTTCGGGGGTAATGATTTCGCCAGGAATCATAGTTGCCATATGGTTAGTTGAGCTATGGGTATTAGTCGATTGGCTTAGGGCTGCCAAGCAAAAAACAAGATACCCCCCAACAGTAACCCCAAAAATAGATCCGTGGCCATGGCGTAGTTTTCTTTCGCATTGCGTTCGGGTTGCAAAATATGGTTAATGCCCGCCAAAAGATAAAAAATTCCCCCGGCCAGAGCGGCCCCCAGCACCCACGCGTTGACGAAGATACTCCCCAAAGCCACACTGGCGATCGCCAAATTGCCGATGCCCAACTCTTTGACCAAAATCAGAGAGTCTTGACTTTGAACACCTAGAATTTTCTCGGCAGTGAAACTTGGTTTAGTGATTTGCACCACCCCAGCTAAAAATAGCCTCACCCCCACCCCCCAAAACACAAACCAGCGGGCCAGCACATCCACCAAAGCTTGGCTATTGCCGGAAGTGGTCCACTCCAAAGCAATAGAAAGTAGGGGAAAAACTAAAATTACCAGAGTTACAAGCAGAAAGTACATAATAGTTCTGGGAAATGCAGTCAAAAACCTCAAATATTCAGCTAAATTAAGAAATTAGCGAGTTCTTACGTGGCAATTTAAGCTTGAGTGGCGTTTTTTCGCACTGCTTTGAACATACCGAAGCGACAAAGTCCTACCCCAAAGGCAAGGCGCATCAATAAAATAGTCGGTACTTCCCGCACGGATTTGATAAACCCACGAATGCCGTATTGTAACCAGCCCTGGGGCCGGATAATGCCCTGCCAAATGGTATCCAACCAAGCGGGGAGGGTCGGTACAGTCCAATCAGCAGTAGTCACCTGGCCCTCCACCAAACCCGTGGCTTCCAAATTTTCCGCAAAACCTTCAATGCTGGCAAAGGCAGGGTGGGACCATTGATCCAACAGTTGTCGCATCACTGGTTTTTCCCAGAAGTTGAGGGGCACTTGGCGATCGTCCCGTTGATTCCAATCCGCCACCACCAGAATGCCCCCTGGTTTCACGACCCGCAGTAATTCCTTGGCAAACACAGCTTTGTCAGGCATGTGGGGCCCTGCTTCCACCGACCAAACTACGTCGAAACTACCGTCAGGAAAAGACAAAGCCATAGCATCGTCCACCGCAAACTTGGCCGTCACATCGGGAGGAGTTAATTCCGTCGCCCGTTTCACCTGTTGGGGACTAATGGTGATGCCGGTAACGTTAAAACCATAATCTTTGGCGAGAATGCGACTGCTACCGCCAATGCCGCAACCCACATCCAATACCGTTGTGCCGGGGGGAAGTGTATCTAATCCGCCCCACTGGGCCATGGCATGGACAAAATCAATTTTCGATTGGATGAAATCCTTGGCCACTGGCGGATCGCCATAATGGCCGAGGTGGATATGGTCGCCCCAGTAATATTCCAAAATGCCGTCCTCTGTCCATTGGTCGTAGGCGTTGGCCACGGAATCCGATGACTGATAGCCCCGGGCAGTTAGGAGATACAGTCCAGCGGCGATCGCCAGGGAGAGGGAAATTAGGCCAGCGGGCAGAAGCAAATACTCGGGCATGGAATAGTTAAAACAGCAGGGAAAATTAAGTATTAATCTTGTTTAGGGTAACAAAGTTGGGCAGGGCCATGAATCGCTTCCAATCTATCCTTGGTCAAGACCAAGCCATTGCTCTACTCCAACAGGCGATCGCCCAGAAACGCATTGCTCCGGCCTATTTGCTAGTGGGGCCAGAGGGGGTGGGCAAAAGTTTAGCCGCCAAGGCCTTTGGGGAAACCTTGCTAATGGGCTTGGGTACTAAAAGCGATCGCCAGGAACGTTTTTTTGCCGGGAATCATCCCGATTTATTGAAAATAGAACCCACTTTTCAACACCAGGGCAAACTGCTAACCGCCAGCGAAGCAGACCAGGCTGGACTTAAACGACGGGCGGCTCCATTAATCCGAGTGGAACAGGTGCGGGAAATCAACCGTTTCCTCAGTCGTCCCCCGTTGGAAGCAGACAGGGCTGTGATTCTGATCGAGGAAGCCCAAGCTATGAATGAAGGGGCCGCCAATGCCTTGCTCAAAACCTTGGAAGAACCAGGAAGGGCTACTTTAATCCTTTTGGCCCCCAGCGTTGATGTCCTGTTGCCCACCATTGTTTCCCGCTGTCAACGCATCCCCTTTTATCGTTTAGGGGAAGGTGATATGACCAAAATTTTGCAGAGATTGGGCCGTCAGGAAATCCTCCACCACCCCGAACTGTTGGCGATCGCCCAGGGGAGTCCCGGTCTGTTATTTCAAGCTTGGGAGCAAATGCAGAGCATTCCGGCGGAACTGCGGCAAAAGTTAATGCAACCACCAACTAGTCCTCTAGCAGCCTTTGATTTGGCCAAGATGGTGGATGGCAACTTGGATAACAGTGCCCAACTCTGGTTAGTGGACTATCTCCAGTATCACTATTGGCATGGCCACCACCAACGGCCATGGTTAGAAATTCTGGAAAAAGCCCGTAAATACCTGGCCGCCTACGTTCAACCTCGGCTAGTGTGGGAAACGACTTTCCTCGCCCTTTATCGTTTAGAAAACTCTGGCGATCGCCGATAATTCCCCAATAACTAGCCCCAAGATTGTTCTTGCTGAACGGTTCCAATGCTAAGCCTCCCTGACAATGGGGACAAAACAGGCGCAAAAGGGGCTTAGTCGGACAAAACGGTATCCTATGCTACATAATTTTTTCTTAACCTACTCGTAGTATGGGGTCTTATTTGTTTCCGGCGGATTTACCCTGGAAATCCACTGCCTTGTTGACCAAAATAAACTGCGGATAAAAACTTTTTAAGAGCACTGTTTCCGCCCAATAAACTCCTCCCCACCAGCCAACAAGCATATTTAGAATCCTTACGAGGTAATAATTTTTCGCGTATGACTAACCCTTTTGGAAGACGTAAATTTTTGCTGTATGGATCAGCAACCCTAGGCGCCAGTCTATTGCTCAAAGCCTGTGGCGGCGGCACGGAACCTACCACCGAACCCACTGCTGAACCGACTGAGTCCCCCACCACCGGTACTGCTCCCACCGGGGAACCGATTAAAGTTGGTTTGCTCCACTCCCTCAGTGGCACCATGGCCATCAGTGAAACCACCGTGGTGGAAGCGGCGGAACTGGCGATCGAAGAGATCAATGCGGCCGGTGGAGTTTTGGGTAGACCCATTGAAGCCATCAAAGAAGATGGAGCTTCCGATTGGCCGACTTTTGCGGAAAAAGCGGCTAAGTTAATTGACCAAGATAAGGTACCCGTAGTCTTTGGTTGTTGGACTTCCGCCAGCCGGAAAGCGGTACTGCCGGTATTTGAAGCCAAAAATCATATGCTTTGGTACCCAGTACAGTACGAAGGTCAGGAATGTTCCAAAAACATTTTCTACACCGGTGCCGCCCCCAACCAACAAATTGAACCGGCGGTGGATTGGTTGCTGGAAAATAAAGGCAATAAGTTCTTCCTGGTGGGTTCCGATTACGTTTTCCCCCGCACTGCTAACACCATCATTAAAGAGCAGTTGAAAGCCAAAGGTGGCGAAACCCTTGGGGAAGATTACCTACCCCTGGGTAACACCGAAGTTACCCCTATCATCACCAAAATCCGGGAAGCCCTGCCCGATGGCGGCGTAATTTTCAACACCCTGAATGGGGACAGTAATGTTGCCTTCTTCAAGCAGATCCAAGCCGCTGGTTTGACCCCCGATAAATATCCGGTCATGTCCGTGAGTGTGGCGGAAGAGGAAGTACGTCAAATTGGTAAGGAGTATCTGCTCGGCCAGTTTGCTTCTTGGAACTATTTCCAGAGTGTGGATACCCCTGCCAACCAAAAATTTGTGGCAGCTTTTAAGGCTAAATACGGTGAAGACCGGGTGACCAACGACCCCATGGAAGCAGCTTATATTTCCGTTTACCTCTGGAAGGCGGCGGTGGAAGCGGCTGGAGATGTGGGTGAAACTCCCGAAGGCTTAGAAAAAGTCCGGGCGGCGGCGATTGGTAAAACCTTTGACGCTCCGGAAGGCATGGTGACCATGCAACCCAACCACCACATTTCCAAAACTGTCCGCATTGGGGAAGTCAATGACGAAGGTCAGTTCACCATTGTTTGGTCCAGTGATGGCCCCGTGGACCCCATTCCCTGGAACCAGTTCGTACCGGAA
The genomic region above belongs to Synechocystis sp. PCC 6803 substr. PCC-P and contains:
- a CDS encoding Uma2 family endonuclease gives rise to the protein MEDIAFMPPRAGSVPMTITSSAPIPTQDQTLVLPGHHSWEAFKAIQAVMEQQPGLRITYLDGVIEFMTLGEYHESIRSMIAILLGIYFWQREIEFIPVGSATRESKGESVSFEPDESYYLGEKKAHPDLAIEVNISSGSAKKLEKYQRLGIGEVWMWQDKKFSIYFLNGDHYQIISKSQLLPDLDIALLEECVLMSSALEAMQRFTSQQK
- the ureB gene encoding urease subunit beta, with product MATMIPGEIITPEGDIELNVGRSTCTINVANTGDRPIQVGSHYHFYEVNAALQFDRDLAKGMRLDIPAGTAVRFEPGDEKNVNLVAYAGSREIYGFNGLVNGPLE
- a CDS encoding DUF6790 family protein; amino-acid sequence: MYFLLVTLVILVFPLLSIALEWTTSGNSQALVDVLARWFVFWGVGVRLFLAGVVQITKPSFTAEKILGVQSQDSLILVKELGIGNLAIASVALGSIFVNAWVLGAALAGGIFYLLAGINHILQPERNAKENYAMATDLFLGLLLGGILFFAWQP
- a CDS encoding 2-methyl-6-phytyl-1,4-hydroquinone methyltransferase; this encodes MPEYLLLPAGLISLSLAIAAGLYLLTARGYQSSDSVANAYDQWTEDGILEYYWGDHIHLGHYGDPPVAKDFIQSKIDFVHAMAQWGGLDTLPPGTTVLDVGCGIGGSSRILAKDYGFNVTGITISPQQVKRATELTPPDVTAKFAVDDAMALSFPDGSFDVVWSVEAGPHMPDKAVFAKELLRVVKPGGILVVADWNQRDDRQVPLNFWEKPVMRQLLDQWSHPAFASIEGFAENLEATGLVEGQVTTADWTVPTLPAWLDTIWQGIIRPQGWLQYGIRGFIKSVREVPTILLMRLAFGVGLCRFGMFKAVRKNATQA
- a CDS encoding DNA polymerase III subunit delta', whose protein sequence is MNRFQSILGQDQAIALLQQAIAQKRIAPAYLLVGPEGVGKSLAAKAFGETLLMGLGTKSDRQERFFAGNHPDLLKIEPTFQHQGKLLTASEADQAGLKRRAAPLIRVEQVREINRFLSRPPLEADRAVILIEEAQAMNEGAANALLKTLEEPGRATLILLAPSVDVLLPTIVSRCQRIPFYRLGEGDMTKILQRLGRQEILHHPELLAIAQGSPGLLFQAWEQMQSIPAELRQKLMQPPTSPLAAFDLAKMVDGNLDNSAQLWLVDYLQYHYWHGHHQRPWLEILEKARKYLAAYVQPRLVWETTFLALYRLENSGDRR
- the urtA gene encoding urea ABC transporter substrate-binding protein, with product MTNPFGRRKFLLYGSATLGASLLLKACGGGTEPTTEPTAEPTESPTTGTAPTGEPIKVGLLHSLSGTMAISETTVVEAAELAIEEINAAGGVLGRPIEAIKEDGASDWPTFAEKAAKLIDQDKVPVVFGCWTSASRKAVLPVFEAKNHMLWYPVQYEGQECSKNIFYTGAAPNQQIEPAVDWLLENKGNKFFLVGSDYVFPRTANTIIKEQLKAKGGETLGEDYLPLGNTEVTPIITKIREALPDGGVIFNTLNGDSNVAFFKQIQAAGLTPDKYPVMSVSVAEEEVRQIGKEYLLGQFASWNYFQSVDTPANQKFVAAFKAKYGEDRVTNDPMEAAYISVYLWKAAVEAAGDVGETPEGLEKVRAAAIGKTFDAPEGMVTMQPNHHISKTVRIGEVNDEGQFTIVWSSDGPVDPIPWNQFVPETKGFTCDWTRTDVENPGKFKAS